Genomic window (Streptomyces sp. NBC_00078):
GGCCTCCACCGGAGGGGGCACCGGCACCGAGGGCACCGCCCGGAGCACCACCGCCCAGCGCACCTGCGCCGAGGGGGCCACCGGGGGCACCGGCCTGGCGTCGTGCCGCGGCCACACCGGCGGCGGCCTGAGCGGCGGCCGGACCGCCGCTCACAGGGGCGCCCTGACCGGTCTTGGGCTGCGGCTTCTTGCCGCCCTGGGCGACATCGACGGGCAGCATGACCAGCGCGGTCGTACCACCGGAGTCGGAGGGGCGCAGCTGGATGCGGATGCCATGGCGCTGCGACAGGCGACCGACCACGAACAGACCCATGCGGCGGGAGACGGAGACGTCCACGGTGGGCGGCGAGGCGAGCCGCTCGTTGATCGCCGCGAGGTCCTCCGGGGAGAGGCCGATGCCGGTGTCGTGGATCTCGATCAGGACGCGGCCGTCGGGCAGCGCGTGACCGGTGACCTTGACCTTGGTCTGCGGCGAGGAGAACGAGGTCGCGTTCTCGAGCAGCTCGGCGAGCAGGTGCACGAGGTCGTTGACGACCCGGCCGGCCACTTCGGTGGTCGGCACGGAGGAAAGCTCGATGCGCTCGTACTGCTCCACCTCGGACGCGGCGGCACGGAGCACGTCGACCAGCGGGACCGGGCGGGTCCAGCGGCGGCCGGGCTCTTCACCCGCGAGGACGAGGAGGTTCTCACCGTTACGGCGCATGCGCGTCGCGAGGTGGTCGAGCTTGAACAGCGAGGACAGCTGGTCCGGGTCGGCCTCGCGGGACTCCAGTTCGGAGATGAGCGAGAGCTGACGCTGGATGAGGCCCTGGGAGCGGCGCGAGAGGTTGGTGAACATCGCGTTGACGTTGCCCCGCAGCAGGGCCTGCTCGGCGGCGAGCCGGACCGCCTCGCGGTGCACGTCGTCGAAGGCCGCGGCCACCTGGCCGATCTCGTCCTTGGAGTGCACACCGACCGACTCGACGGAGGTGTCGACGTCCTGCGGGTCCGACTCGGACAACTGCTTGACCAGCTCGGGCAGCCGGTCCTGGGCGACCTTGGTGGCGGTCTCCTGCAGCCGGCGCAGCGAGCGGATCATCGACCGGGCCACCACGAAGGCGCCGACGAGCGAGACACCGAGGACGAGCAGGATCAGCGCACCGGAGATGATCGCCTCGCGCTCGGAGGCGGAGCGCAGCTCGCGGGCCTTCTGCTCCATGTCCTCGAGCAGCGTGTGCTCGATCTTCTTCATCTGCTCGATCTTGGTCGAGCTGTCGTCCACCCAGTCCTGGTACGACCGCTTCGGCAGGTCGGACAGGCCGTCCGTGGAGGCGAGCGCGCGGCCGGCGTACTTGTCGGTGGCCGTGATCGTCGCGTTGTTCTCCTCGATGGGCTTGAGGAGGGCGACCGCCGAGTCCGTGCCGTAGATGCTCTTGAAGCTGCGCAGTTCGGAGCCCTGGCTCTGCAGTGCCGACTCCGCGTACAGCCGGTCGTTCTCCGAGAGCTTGCCGACGGAGGTGTTGTTCGCGGGAAGCGCCGCCGCGAGGACCGCGCGCTGCACGGACGCGTACTCCTTGGCGGAGGAGAACGCGGCCAGCGAGCGGGTGCGCTGGATCATCTCGGGGTTGCTGGTGGCCTCCGCCATGTCCTGCGAGAGGTCCAGCAGGTGCGTGATGAGGCGGTGGTAGGACTCGACGGTCTGGGACGAGTTGAGCTGCGTCTCGTAGGCGCCGGCCCGGACCTTCTCCAGCGAGCCCAGGTCGCTGACGACGCTGACGAGGCTCTCGCGCACACCCTGGAGGTGGGTGTCCTCGCCGGAGACGTCGACCTGTTCGGCGGCGTCCTTGAAGTTCTGCTCGGCCCGGTCCGTCTTGTCGCGGTAGCCCTTGACCGTGTAGGCGCTGCCGTTCGAGCCGTGCGCCAGCGGGCCGGCGGACTGGTCGCGCTCCTCCTGGAGCGCGGCGGCCAGCTCGGTGGCCTGCTTGGTCATGTCCGTCAGCAGCTTCATGTTGTCGAGCTGCTGGATGTCATTCATGTTGTCGCTGATGCGCAGGGCGCCCAGCGAGGTCGCCGCCACCACGGGGAGCGCGAGCAGCGACACCAGGCGCGTGGAGATGCGCCAGTTGCGCAGCGCGACGCGCGATCCGGGGCCGCCCGGGCCCTTCGGCGGCTTGACCGGCGGGGGAGTGGTGCCGGAGGACCCGGAAGGTCCGGACGCGCCGGGGCGCCCGGAGCGCTCACCGCCGTCGCCGGACGCCAGGCCCTGGTTCTGGGCGTGCTGGGGCGAGGAACTGCCGGCATTGGGGCCAGTCCCGCCGTGCGGCTCCGGCTCCGCCGAAGCACTGCCATCCCTCTTGAAACGTCCCTGCACTAGCGTCGCAACCTCTGGACCAGGCGCCCCTCCGCGTGAACGGAAAGACACGGTGTCGGCGTTTTGGAGAGCGCCCTGAACGCGCCCCCCAGTTGGTCGTGAGTGACCGGAGCTGGCTCCCCCTTCTTGCCGTCACGCGGCGCTCGTCGCGCCCCCTGTGCGCCGGCTCGATCCCGCGGCGGTCCGTGGCATTCCAGCACAGAGCAGGATCTCCAACAAGGTTCGAGGGTCATGCCGTGACGTACGTGACAGCACGTGAGTACCGAGTCACCAGCCGTAGAAGGAGATCACCCGCATAACGGACGTATGCCCGCGAGTTGCACGGGATCGGACGTTGTCCCAGTCGACATGATCAGGAGCGGAATGATGGCTTCAGGGGGCCAATGTCCGTTTCGTTGGGGTGGATTGTGGGCCTGAATTGACCGATTTGCCCGCCACTCCGTGAGCAAACTCACATGCTGATCAAGGGGTCTCCCCGTCTCCGGATGGGAATTGCATGTTTAGTCTGGCGCTTTACAAGACGTAACGTTTTGACAACCGCGCTCGCGCCGAGGGCCCTTTCGGTCTGGCCGGACGCCCCTAGACGACAAGGTCACGTTCAACAGTGAAGACGACGATGATGTTCCGCAACATAGCCAACCCGCAGCGCACCACGCTGGCGCACCTCGAGGACGCCGACGCACTGCAGGCCCCGCAGCAGCCGGAGCACTCCGTCGACCTCCCGGCCCAGACGGCCAACCCGCGACGCACCATTCTGATGGATCTGCCGGCGGGTGCAGCGGCGGCCTCTGCGGCCGAGTAGCACGGCCGGGGCGGTCATGCTCCGCCTGTCAACTTCCTGGCCGCCTCCACCTTTTCCCGGTGCAGCTCCTTCAGCCGCTGCAGCACCTTGGTGTGCTTCCGGATCATTCCCTTCTGGATCCGTGTCTCGGTATCCAGCCAGGACTCCAGGAGATTCGTACTCCGCTTGCACGTCACATCGGCAGCGGCCGTCTTCCTCTCCTTCTCCGTCACTTCCCCCTGGGTGAACGCGGGCGTGCGGAACGGGTCCATCGGAGAGGCGTAGTCGTACCCCTTCTCCTTCATGCAGGCGGACCAGCGGGTGAAGAGGGACTTGATGTCGGAGTCCCGCATGGAATCCTTGTAGCTGTCGGTGGAGATGTTGCTGGCCGCCGTCACTCCCGCCGGGTACGCGTAGGGTTCGGCGAACTTCTTGATGGACGACCCCAGGCAGCCCGTGTCCGGCACTGCCTTTCCCCGGTACTCCAGTCTGCCGTTCTTCTCTCCCGGGATTTCCCTGCTTCGCGATCCGTAGAGGACTTTCTTCTGGTCCGCGGTGAGTTTCGGCTCCGGCTCGGGCGGCTGCGGTGGAAGCCGGTATCCGTAGCGGTTCGCGTCGTCCATGTCCGACAGTCCGTAGCGCCGGTCGGAGATGGCTGCCGGTGCCGATTTCCCGGGCGGCCGGTAGGGAAGTCCGAAGTTCCTCATGCAGTCCCGCGCCATCACCTGCTGGGCGCTTTCGATGACCTCGTATTCGGCGTCGCTGTAGCTGTACGCCGCGATCGGCAACCGGTAGGTGTAGTCGGCCCGTCCGGGCGTCGCGCCGCCGGTGGGCGGCTCCGGTGCCCCGGAGGCGGTGACCGGGCCCCGTCCCGTGGAGTCGTGGGAGGCGCAGCCCGTCAGCAGGGCAAGGCAGAAGGGGAGGGCGAGGGACAGGGCGGGGATCGCCGAACGCTTCATGATTCCAAACGCCTCTGGGATGCCTCTGAGGGATAACTCCGGGGGAGCCCCGCGCGGGGCCGGGCGCCCTGCGCGGGGTGGATGCCGTTCGTCAGTGGCGCCGTTGCCGTAGCCCTAGTTCCACTTGTAACAGTTGGTGCCGCTCCGGGCGAAGCCCATGGAAGCGTTCTCGTTGTAGGTGTTGTGCAGTCGGTCGGCGGCCGTGAGCGGGGCGAATGTGTCGCAGGCGCCGGAATAACCGCTGTTGAAGAAGACCGTTGCGATGTTGTCGATGCTCTGGTTGCTGAACGAAGCCGCGTTGTTCTTCACAGCCACGCCCTTACCGGCTCCCGAAGTCAGAAAGGTGTAGCCGGCGAGATTGGACACGCTGGTGCCTCTGAACGCGGTGAACGAACCTGACAGTCCACTGTTGTAGAAGAAGACTCCGCAGTTCTTCTGCGAGTCAAGGCAGTACGGTCCTGCGTCGGCGTGTGCCAGGGGTGCCATGCCCAATACAGCGGCGGCCGTGGCGGGAATCGCCACAGCCAGGGCACGGAACTTTCGAGATACCTTCATGGGGTCCTCCCCGTTGCGAACTCGGTGGTTTTAGCGGCGATCAGCCTATGGCGCGCCCATGCCCGAATCAATAGATTTCACAGTCGCGAGATCATTCTCTGCTGAAATGCCCCGTTGTAGGCATTTTCCGGAATTCGATATTCCGTTAAGGCGGCTTCTCCGGCCGAAAGGGATTGCCTTTCTGGCCGGAAAGGGGCTGCACAGTGCGCGGGGCCAGCCGAACGGCACACGGCCCGACCGGTTAACCTGGGGCGTCAGTACGCCGGTTCTCAGTGAGGGGCGCAGGATCCCGTGCGCATCGCCAGATTCTCCATCGACGGGAACGTCGCCTTCGGCGCGGTCGAGGGCGACAAGCCGGACGAGCTCGTCCTCGACATCATCAAGGGCATCCCGTTCGCGGACTTCGAGCTCTCCGGTACGAAGGTTCCGCTGAGCAAGGTCCGGCTGCTGCCGCCGGTGCTCCCCAACAAGGTCGTGGCCTTCGGCCGCAACTACGCGGAGCACGCGCGCGAGCTGGGCCACGAGGTGCCCGACGCCCCGTTCGCCTTCTTCAAGCCCTCCACCTCGGTGATCGGCCCCGGCGACGAGATCCAGTACCCGCCCTTCACCGAGGACCTGCACCACGAGGCCGAGCTGGCCGTGGTCATCGGCCGCATGTGCCGAGAGGTCCCGCGCGAGCGCGTCAAGGACGTCGTCCTCGGCTACACCTGCGCCAACGACATCACCGCGCGCGACGTCCAGAAGCGCGAGAAGCAGTGGGCGCGGGCCAAGGGCTTCGACACCTCCTGCCCCCTGGGCCCGTGGGTGGAGACAGGCCTCGACATCGCTGCCGCGAGCGACCTGACCATCCAGCTCACGGTCAACGGCGAGCAACGCCAGCTCGGCCGCACCAGCGAGATGATCCACTCGATCGAGGACCTGATCGTCAACATCTCCGAGGCCATGACGCTGCTCCCCGGCGACGTGATCCTCACGGGCACCCCGGCAGGCGTCGGACCGCTCACCGTCGGCGACGAGGTCGCCGTCACCATCGAAGGCATCGGCACTCTCACCAACAAGGTTGTCAAGCGTGGCTAGCGCACCCGGCTCCCCAGTTCGCGTCCGTTTCTGTCCGTCGCCCACCGGTAACCCCCACGTGGGCCTGGTGCGCACCGCCCTGTTCAACTGGGCGTTCGCCCGGCACCACCAGGGCACGCTCGTCTTCCGCATCGAGGACACCGACGCGGCCCGCGACTCCGAGGAGTCGTACGGCCAGCTGCTCGACGCGATGCGCTGGCTGGGCTTCGACTGGGACGAGGGCCCCGAGGTGGGCGGCCCGCACGCGCCGTACCGTCAGTCGCAGCGCATGGACCTGTACAAGGGCATCGCGGGCAAGCTCCTGGAAGCGGGTCACGCGTACCACTGCTACTGCTCCCAGGAGGAGCTGGACACCCGCCGCGAGGCCGCCCGCGCCGCAGGCAAGCCGTCCGGCTACGACGGCCACTGCCGTGACCTGAGCGCCGGGCAGACCGAGGAGTACAAGGCCCAGGGCCGTACCCCGATCGTCCGCTTCCGCATGCCCGACGAGACGATCACCTTCACCGACCTGGTCCGCGGCGAGCTGACGTTCACCCCGGAGAACGTGCCGGACTACGGCATCGTCCGCGCGAACGGCGCCCCGCTGTACACCCTCGTCAACCCGGTCGACGACGCCCTGATGGAGATCACCCACGTCCTGCGCGGCGAGGACCTGCTCTCCTCCACCCCGCGCCAGATCGCGCTCTACAAGGCGCTGACCGAGCTGGGAATCGCCAAGAGCACCCCTCGCTTCGGCCACCTGCCGTACGTGATGGGCGAGGGCAACAAGAAGCTCTCCAAGCGTGACCCGCAGTCGTCGCTGAACCTCTACCGCGAGCGCGGCTTCCTCCCCGAGGGCCTGCTCAACTACCTCTCGCTGCTTGGCTGGTCGCTCTCGGCGGACCAGGACATCTTCGCGATGGACGAGATGGTGGCGGCCTTCGACATCGCGGACGTCAACCCCAACCCGGCCCGCTTCGACCTCAAGAAGTGCGAGGCGATCAACGCCGACCACATCCGTCTGCTGGATGTGAAGGACTTCACCGAGCGCTGCGCACCGTGGCTGCGGGCGCCGTTCGCCCCCTGGGCGCCGGAGGACTTCGACGAGGCCAAGTGGCAGGCGGTCGCCCCGCACGCCCAGACCCGTCTGAAGGTCCTGTCGGAGATCACGGACAACGTCGACTTCCTGTTCCTGCCGGAGCCGGTCGAGGACGAGGCGAGCTGGCAGAAGGCGATGAAGGAGGGCTCGGACGACCTGCTCCGTACGGCCCGCGAGAAGCTCGATTCGGCCGACTGGACCTCCGCCGAGTCACTGAAGGAGGCCGTCCTGGCCGCCGGCGAGGCCCACGGCCTCAAGCTCGGCAAGGCCCAGGCCCCGGTCCGTGTCGCCGTCACCGGCCGCACGGTCGGCCTGCCCCTCTTCGAGTCCCTGGAGATCCTGGGCAAGGAGAAGACCCTGTCCCGTATCGACGGGGCACTGGCGAAGCTCACAGCCTGACACCTACGGTCGGATCATGAGCATTCGCGCCGTGGTCTGGGACGTCGACGACACCCTGTTCGACTACACGACCGCGGACCGGGTGGGCATGCGGGGCCATCTCGCCGCCGAGGGCCTGCTGGACGGTTACGACACCGTGGAGCAGGCCCTCGCACGGTGGCGGGCGATCACCGACCGGCAGTGGGCGCGCTTCTCGGCGGGCGAGGTGACCTTCGACGGCCAGCGCCGCGACCGCGTACGGGTGTTCCTGGGCGAGCAGCTGAGCGACGACGAGGCCGACGCGTGGTTCGCGCGCTACCGGACGCACTACGAGGCCGCCTGGGCCCTCTTCCCGGACGTCCTGCCCGCTCTGGACGCCCTCGCGGTCAGCCACCGCCACGCCGTCCTGTCCAATTCCAGCATCCACGTCCAGGACCACAAGCTGCGCTCGCTCGGCGTGCACCACCGTTTCGAGGTCGTCCTGTGCGCCGCCGAACTCGGCGTCTCCAAGCCCGAGGCCGGTGCCTTCCTGGCCGTCTGCGAGGCCCTGGAACTCGCCCCGCACCACGTGGCGTACGTAGGCGACCACCCGGAGATCGACGGGCGCGGTGCCGCCGAAGCAGGGCTGCTGTCGGTCTGGATCGACCGCGGCGGCGCGCACACCGGCGGTGGCCGGCGCACCGGCGGCGGCGCGCTCGGGCGCCCGCACCGGATCGCCTCCCTCGCCGAACTTCCCACCGTCCTCGGCGCCGATACCCGTTTTGGAGCCCCGTCCACCTTCAGGTAATGTTCTTCCTGCGCCGCCGGAGAGCGGGCCGAGAGGCCGGGAACCGGAGGAGCGAACTAGAACAAGATCCCCACAGGGGCTTGCGTTCCAGTGGCCTATGGTGTAATTGGCAGCACGACTGATTCTGGTTCAGTTAGTCTTGGTTCGAGTCCAGGTAGGCCAGCTCGCAGAGCTCATCTGCAAAGGCGGAGGTCAACTCCGCGAAGCCCCCGTTGTGTAGCGGCCTAGCACGCTGCCCTCTCACGGCAGTAGCGCCGGTTCGAATCCGGTCGGGGGTACTGATCTCGATCAACTCGGGATCGCTGGGGCCCCCGTTGTGTAGCGGCCTAGCACGCCGCCCTCTCAAGGCGGTAGCGCCGGTTCGAATCCGGTCGGGGGTACGCAAAACTCAATACCATATTGGTCTATGGTGTAATTGGCAACACTACGGTTTCTGGTACCGTCATTCTTGGTTCGAGTCCAGGTAGACCAGCTCGGATCTGCGGAAACGTCAGATCCTCGCCCCCGTTGTGTAGCGGCCTAGCACGCCGCCCTCTCAAGGCGGTAGCGCCGGTTCGAATCCGGTCGGGGGTACAACAGGAAGGCCCTTCGCTTCGGCGGGGGGCCTTCTTCGTGTCCGGCGGCGGCTAACCGAAGCCGTACCGCCGCGTCGTCTCCTCCTCCTGGGCCAGCCGCCGCAGCGCCTGCAGCATCGGCTCGGTGAGTACGGCACCGAGCACAGCCGTCTCCACCCTCTCCGCCTCGGACGGGTGTGTCTTCACGAAGTCCAGGTCGAGTTTCGCGGTCTCGTGCATCAACGTCCCGTACGACATGAGGAGTTCGGCGCCCCATTCGTAGCCGAGCCGGCGGAACGCGGCCACCGCCACCACCAGTGAGCGGTAGGCGGGGGAGATGGTCGCCCCTCCTTGGGAAGCGCCACTATCCAAGCACCGTCCAAGGGGATAGTGCTGCTATCCCATACGGAAGAGGGGTCACCATGTTCGCGAAACCGGTACCGGGCCGTACGACCGCGGATGCCGAAGGCGATGTGGTGGTCCTGCTCATCGGGATACGGGTCAACCACTTCTGGGCGGTGCACCAGTGGCTGCCGGTCATGCTGTCGATGTTCCGCATGCTGGGGGTGCTTGCGCGGGACGCTGACCGGGGGCTGCTGGCGCGCGTCGTGCTGACGGCCTCGCCGCGGACGTACTACCTCGTGCAGTACTGGGAGAGCAAGGAGGAGCTCTACGCGTACGCCGCCTCGCCGGACATGTTCCACCACCGCGTGTGGGGGATCGTCAACCGCAAGGAGCGGGCGGGGAAGGTGCGCGGACGCGTGGGGGTGTGGCACGAGGCGTACGTGGTGCCCGAGGGATCGTACGAGTCGATCTACTTCGACATGCCGGCCGTCGGCCTCGCGGGCGCGCACGGGCAGGTGCCACTGGAGAAGCGCGGGAGGTATGCCGAGGACCGGTTCGCGCACCGGTCGGCAGGGGCGGCCCGGAAGGCCGGCCGACCAGGGGGACCGGGGAGGGTCTGCCGCGGCGTCGGGGGCGGGCCCTCCTCGGATGTGCCCGAAGGGATCCGGCGCCGGTCAGCCGGTGCGGCGCAGGGCCTCGGAGAGGCGGCCCGCGGCGTCGATGACGGCCTGGGCGTGCATACGGCCAGGGTGGCGCGTCAGGCGCTCGATGGGTCCGGAGACCGAGACGGCGGCCACCACGCGGTTGGAGGGGCCCCGGACGGGCGCGGAGACGGAGGCGACGCCCGGCTCCCGCTCGCCGATGGACTGGGCCCAGCCGCGGCGTCGTACGCCCGAGAGTGCGGTGGCGGTGAAGCGGGCGCCCTGCAGGCCCCGGTGCAGGCGCTCCGGCTCTTCCCAGGCCATCAGGATCTGCGCCGAGGAGCCGGCCTTCATCGTGAGCGTCGAGCCGACCGGGACCGTGTCCCGAAGGCCGGACAGGCGCTCCGCCGCGGCGACGCAGATGCGCATGTCTCCCTGGCGGCGGTAGAGCTGTGCGCTCTCGCCCGTGATGTCCCGCAGGTGCGTCAGCACCGGGCCCGCGGTCGCGAGGAGGCGGTCCTCGCCCGCCGCCGCTGCCAGCTCTGCCAGCCGGGGGCCGAGGATGAAACGGCCCTGCATGTCACGTGCCACCATACGGTGGTGCTCCAGGGCCACGGCCAGTCTGTGGGCCGTCGGTCGTGCCAGTCCGGTGGCCGCCACCAGTCCCGCGAGGGTGGCCGGCCCGGACTCCAGGGCGCTGAGGACAAGGGCTGCCTTGTCCAGAACGCCCACGCCGCTGCTGTTGTCCATGAAACGATACTCACGTCTCACTCTGTGAAACGCAAGTTCCTTTTTCCGTGAGACGCGCAACCCTTGTATGCACGGCGGCCCGCAGACCGAACGGGCCGGATGACGGATGCCCGTGAACAGGGGCCGGGTGCCGTCTCCTCAAGATCTCTAGTTGGGCCGGTGGACGTTTGCCGGCCGGAGGGAAAGCGATGGGTAGGACACTCGCGGAGAAGGTCTGGGACGACCACGTCGTCCGGCGCGCCGAGGGCGAGCCCGACCTCCTCTTCATCGATCTCCACCTCCTGCACGAGGTGACCAGCCCGCAGGCCTTCGACGGTCTCCGTCAGGCGGGGCGTCCCGTGCGGCGTCTCGACCTCACCATCGCCACCGAGGATCACAACACCCCGACCCTCGACATCGACAAGCCGATCGCGGACCCGGTCTCCCGGGTCCAGCTGGAGACGCTGCGCAAGAACGCCGCCGAGTTCGGTGTGCGCCTGCACTCGCTCGGCGATGTCGAGCAGGGCGTCGTGCACGTGGTCGGCCCGCAGCTGGGCCTGACCCAGCCCGGTACGACGGTCGTGTGCGGTGACTCCCACACCTCCACGCACGGTGCCTTCGGCGCGCTGGCGTTCGGCATCGGCACCTCGCAGGTCGAGCACGTGCTGGCCACCCAGACGCTGCCGCTGGCCCGCCCCAAGACCATGGCGATCACGGTCGACGGCGAGCTGCCCGAGGGCGTCACGGCCAAGGACCTGATCCTGGCGATCATCGCCAAGATCGGTACGGGCGGCGGCCAGGGCTACATCCTGGAATACCGCGGCTCCGCCATCGCGAAGCTCTCGATGGAAGCCCGGATGACCATCTGCAACATGTCGATCGAGGCCGGCGCCCGCGCGGGCATGATCGCCCCCGACGAGACGACCTTCGAGTACATCAAGGGCCGTGCCCACGCTCCCGAGGGCGAGGACTGGGACGCCGCCGTCGAGTACTGGAAGACGCTGAAGACGGACGAGGGCGCAGAGTTCGACGCCGAGGTCGTCATCGACGCCGCGTCGCTGTCGCCGTTCGTCACCTGGGGCACCAACCCCGGTCAGGGCGCGCCGCTTTCGGCCCACGTCCCCGACCCTGCTTCGTACGAAGACGCTTCGGAGCGCCACGCCGCCGAAAAGGCCCTGGAATACATGGGGTTGGAGGCCGGACAGGCACTGCGCTCCATCAAGGTGGACACCGTCTTCGTAGGTTCCTGCACCAATGGCCGTATCGAGGACCTGCGCGCCGCAGCCGAGCTCGTGAAGGGCCGCAAAGTCGCCGACGGCGTACGGATGCTGGTCGTCCCGGGCTCCGCCCGGGTGGGTCTGCAGGCCGTCTCCGAGGGCCTGGACGTCGTCTTCAAGGAGGCCGGCGCCGAATGGCGGCACGCGGGCTGCTCGATGTGCCTGGGCATGAACCCGGACCAGCTGGCCCCGGGTGAGCGCTCCGCGTCCACCTCCAACCGCAACTTCGAGGGCAGGCAGGGCAAGGGCGGCCGTACGCACCTGGTCTCGCCGCAGGTCGCCGCCGCGACGGCGGTCCTGGGCCACCTGGCCTCCCCGGCCGACCTGTCCGACGCCGAGACCCGTACGCCCGCTGGAGTCTGAGAGACATGGAAGCATTCACCACGCACACCGGGCGGGCCGTCCCGCTGCGCCGCTCCAACGTCGACACCGACCAGATCATCCCTGCTCACTGGCTCAAGAAGGTCACGCGGGACGGTTTCGAGGACGGGCTGTTCGAGGCCTGGCGCAAGGACGAGAACTTCATCCTCAACCGCCCCGAGCGGCAGGGCGCCACGGTTTTGGTCGCCGGCCCCGACTTCGGCACCGGCTCCTCCCGTGAGCACGCCGTCTGGGCGCTGCAGAACTACGGCTTCAAAACCGTGATCTCCTCTCGCTTCGCCGACATCTTCCGCGGCAACTCGTTGAAGAACGGCCTGCTCACGGTGGTCCTGGACCAGAAGATCGTGGACGCGCTGCAGGAACTCACCGAGAAGGACCCGCAGGCCGAGATCACCGTCGACCTTCAGGCCCGCGAGGTGCGCGCCGAGGGCATCACCGCCTCCTTCGAGCTGGACGAGAACTCCCGCTGGCGGCTGCTGAACGGGCTGGACGACATCTCCATCACCCTCCAGAACGAGGCGGACATCGCGACGTACGAGGCCAAGCGCCCCTCGTACAAGCCGCGGACGCTCAAGGTCTGACCCGGACCCGGCCAGGAGAGCCGGGACGCGACGGGTTTCGGCCACCGGAAGACCCCCTCTGTACCCCCGATCAGCCCGATCGGGGGTACAGCTGTGTCTGGGTCCGAGCAGCCTCGTGAGCCTGCGCGGCTGTCGCCAACTTCCCACGTTAGGGCGGTTGTTGCCGGGGTAGCCGGGTCCTGTAGGCGCGACTTCCGCC
Coding sequences:
- a CDS encoding sensor histidine kinase, which codes for MQGRFKRDGSASAEPEPHGGTGPNAGSSSPQHAQNQGLASGDGGERSGRPGASGPSGSSGTTPPPVKPPKGPGGPGSRVALRNWRISTRLVSLLALPVVAATSLGALRISDNMNDIQQLDNMKLLTDMTKQATELAAALQEERDQSAGPLAHGSNGSAYTVKGYRDKTDRAEQNFKDAAEQVDVSGEDTHLQGVRESLVSVVSDLGSLEKVRAGAYETQLNSSQTVESYHRLITHLLDLSQDMAEATSNPEMIQRTRSLAAFSSAKEYASVQRAVLAAALPANNTSVGKLSENDRLYAESALQSQGSELRSFKSIYGTDSAVALLKPIEENNATITATDKYAGRALASTDGLSDLPKRSYQDWVDDSSTKIEQMKKIEHTLLEDMEQKARELRSASEREAIISGALILLVLGVSLVGAFVVARSMIRSLRRLQETATKVAQDRLPELVKQLSESDPQDVDTSVESVGVHSKDEIGQVAAAFDDVHREAVRLAAEQALLRGNVNAMFTNLSRRSQGLIQRQLSLISELESREADPDQLSSLFKLDHLATRMRRNGENLLVLAGEEPGRRWTRPVPLVDVLRAAASEVEQYERIELSSVPTTEVAGRVVNDLVHLLAELLENATSFSSPQTKVKVTGHALPDGRVLIEIHDTGIGLSPEDLAAINERLASPPTVDVSVSRRMGLFVVGRLSQRHGIRIQLRPSDSGGTTALVMLPVDVAQGGKKPQPKTGQGAPVSGGPAAAQAAAGVAAARRQAGAPGGPLGAGALGGGAPGGALGAGAPSGGGRLGAAQGPRAALPGAGGNGGGRPGAPGGHRGPQSPAAPQQGRPSPAGAGAGFGQAPGAPQGLQPAGTGQDSFGGARGAVPPQSPAPGNAGNEQGGRSGGRRGRQPQLPGRGGPRAELPGGNPQPRTPSWSDENAQPPVPRASLDTPRGHDETSRMPRVDDRQGPGSTSEMPAIARTGDLQGPGSPTEFAQGSASDFPRPDFGAPAPGNPQHTGQYGRPGADSPQNTGQYAQQDFGALQPGSNGSQNTGQFVRSDVFGTPNGQGGQGGQGGQGGQNNPSNPANTGQFASPQAYGYDGSSTGQFAAPGYDGGSTGQHSLPGRPDPSGTGQFERSQAGGNQGDFGAPRPPAPSRPQQRPARQEPEALPPATGPGDGRTPLYDTLETNWFHGSEQGDGSGQQGNGSAAQQPSAPSSAPAPEHSTSAQRPVTSSWRASPNDDLVRQAERVRQPAAGGVTTSGLPRRVPRANLVPGTAQQQQHQPGPAVSRSPDDVRGRLTNLRRGIAQGRQAGTGQTGSFPSPTHQQER
- a CDS encoding fumarylacetoacetate hydrolase family protein, whose translation is MRIARFSIDGNVAFGAVEGDKPDELVLDIIKGIPFADFELSGTKVPLSKVRLLPPVLPNKVVAFGRNYAEHARELGHEVPDAPFAFFKPSTSVIGPGDEIQYPPFTEDLHHEAELAVVIGRMCREVPRERVKDVVLGYTCANDITARDVQKREKQWARAKGFDTSCPLGPWVETGLDIAAASDLTIQLTVNGEQRQLGRTSEMIHSIEDLIVNISEAMTLLPGDVILTGTPAGVGPLTVGDEVAVTIEGIGTLTNKVVKRG
- the gltX gene encoding glutamate--tRNA ligase; translated protein: MASAPGSPVRVRFCPSPTGNPHVGLVRTALFNWAFARHHQGTLVFRIEDTDAARDSEESYGQLLDAMRWLGFDWDEGPEVGGPHAPYRQSQRMDLYKGIAGKLLEAGHAYHCYCSQEELDTRREAARAAGKPSGYDGHCRDLSAGQTEEYKAQGRTPIVRFRMPDETITFTDLVRGELTFTPENVPDYGIVRANGAPLYTLVNPVDDALMEITHVLRGEDLLSSTPRQIALYKALTELGIAKSTPRFGHLPYVMGEGNKKLSKRDPQSSLNLYRERGFLPEGLLNYLSLLGWSLSADQDIFAMDEMVAAFDIADVNPNPARFDLKKCEAINADHIRLLDVKDFTERCAPWLRAPFAPWAPEDFDEAKWQAVAPHAQTRLKVLSEITDNVDFLFLPEPVEDEASWQKAMKEGSDDLLRTAREKLDSADWTSAESLKEAVLAAGEAHGLKLGKAQAPVRVAVTGRTVGLPLFESLEILGKEKTLSRIDGALAKLTA
- a CDS encoding HAD family hydrolase, yielding MSIRAVVWDVDDTLFDYTTADRVGMRGHLAAEGLLDGYDTVEQALARWRAITDRQWARFSAGEVTFDGQRRDRVRVFLGEQLSDDEADAWFARYRTHYEAAWALFPDVLPALDALAVSHRHAVLSNSSIHVQDHKLRSLGVHHRFEVVLCAAELGVSKPEAGAFLAVCEALELAPHHVAYVGDHPEIDGRGAAEAGLLSVWIDRGGAHTGGGRRTGGGALGRPHRIASLAELPTVLGADTRFGAPSTFR
- the ndgR gene encoding IclR family transcriptional regulator NdgR, which produces MDNSSGVGVLDKAALVLSALESGPATLAGLVAATGLARPTAHRLAVALEHHRMVARDMQGRFILGPRLAELAAAAGEDRLLATAGPVLTHLRDITGESAQLYRRQGDMRICVAAAERLSGLRDTVPVGSTLTMKAGSSAQILMAWEEPERLHRGLQGARFTATALSGVRRRGWAQSIGEREPGVASVSAPVRGPSNRVVAAVSVSGPIERLTRHPGRMHAQAVIDAAGRLSEALRRTG
- the leuC gene encoding 3-isopropylmalate dehydratase large subunit, which translates into the protein MGRTLAEKVWDDHVVRRAEGEPDLLFIDLHLLHEVTSPQAFDGLRQAGRPVRRLDLTIATEDHNTPTLDIDKPIADPVSRVQLETLRKNAAEFGVRLHSLGDVEQGVVHVVGPQLGLTQPGTTVVCGDSHTSTHGAFGALAFGIGTSQVEHVLATQTLPLARPKTMAITVDGELPEGVTAKDLILAIIAKIGTGGGQGYILEYRGSAIAKLSMEARMTICNMSIEAGARAGMIAPDETTFEYIKGRAHAPEGEDWDAAVEYWKTLKTDEGAEFDAEVVIDAASLSPFVTWGTNPGQGAPLSAHVPDPASYEDASERHAAEKALEYMGLEAGQALRSIKVDTVFVGSCTNGRIEDLRAAAELVKGRKVADGVRMLVVPGSARVGLQAVSEGLDVVFKEAGAEWRHAGCSMCLGMNPDQLAPGERSASTSNRNFEGRQGKGGRTHLVSPQVAAATAVLGHLASPADLSDAETRTPAGV